The proteins below come from a single Microtus ochrogaster isolate Prairie Vole_2 chromosome 8, MicOch1.0, whole genome shotgun sequence genomic window:
- the Fam160b1 gene encoding protein FAM160B1, producing the protein MFSKLTSILQHAVEALAPSLPLQEDFVYHWKAITHYYIETSDDKAPVTDTNIPSHLEQMLDILVQEENERESGETGPCMEYLLHHKILETLYTLGKADCPPGMKQQVLLFYTKLLGRIRQPLLPHINVHRPVQKLIRLCGEVLATPTENEEIQFLCIVCAKLKQDPYLVNFFLENKSKSLASKGTLSVISADVPKSQDSVSADSSQCHQPQELPRAPGVGHTEPEEEPPHQMDELSASLDDLNVTSPPEASNSRPKQDYNLVNSLLTLTKSPDGRIAVKACEGLMLLVSLPEPAAAKCLAQSTCLCELLTGRLASLYQALPQSVDPLDIETVEAVNWGVPFALVFPCCILLVSFRQVHLTAAVALAKAIHERFFIGVMEPQLMQTSEMGILTSTALLHRIVRQVTSDVLLQEMVAFILGEQREPETLSEIGRHPLRHRLIEHCDHISDEISIMTLRLFEHLLQKPNEHILYNLVLRNLEERNYTEYRPLCPEDKDAVENGLVAGAVDLEEDPLFTDISPDNILPNQEWISSPHASPDHPKNDGKTEVHKIVNSFLCLVPDEAKSSYHVEGTGYDTYLRDAHRQFRDYCTVCLRWEWPGAPKPLEKCDLEAAFFEGHFLKVLFDRMGRILDQPYDVNLQVTSVLSRLCLFPHPHTHEYLLDPYVNLASGCRSLFSVIVRVVGDLMVRIQRIQDFTPKLLLVRKRLLGLEPEGQIIDHITLLEGVIVLEEFCKELAAIAFVKYHASTTP; encoded by the exons ATGTTTTCCAAGCTCACGTCCATCCTGCAGCACGCCGTGGAGGCG CTCGCACCGTCTCTTCCTTTACAAGAAGATTTTGTTTATCATTGGAAGGCGATCACCCATTACTACATAGAAACTTCAG ATGATAAAGCCCCCGTGACGGATACGAACATTCCGTCCCACCTGGAGCAGATGTTGGACATACTGGTGCAAGAGGAAAATGAGCGAGAGTCTGGAGAGACGGGGCCGTGTATGGAGTACCTGCTCCATCACAAGATCTTGGAAACATTGTACACCTTAGGGAAAGCCGAC TGTCCTCCGGGGATGAAGCAGCAGGTTCTACTCTTCTATACCAAGCTTCTGGGAAGAATCCGGCAGCCCCTGCTTCCGCACATCAACGTTCACAGGCCGGTGCAG AAATTAATCCGACTGTGTGGCGAGGTGCTTGCCACGCCGACGGAAAACGAAGAGATTCAGTTTCTTTGCATCGTCTGCGCTAAGCTGAAACAGGATCCCTACTTGGTCAACTTCTTTCTGGAG AACAAGTCCAAGTCGCTGGCTTCCAAAGGAACTCTGAGTGTCATCTCAGCTGATGTCCCCAAAAGTCAGGACTCCGTGTCAGCGGACAGCAGCCAGTGCCACCAGCCGCAGGAGCTGCCCCGTGCTCCTGGGGTGGGGCACACGGAGCCAGAGGAAGAGCCCCCTCACCAGATGGATGAGCTGTCTGCAAGCTTGGATGACCTCAATGTCACCTCACCGCCAGAGGCCTCCAACAGTCGGCCGAAACAGGACTACAACTTAGTGAATTCTCTGTTGACCCTGACAAAGAGccct GACGGCCGGATAGCTGTGAAAGCGTGCGAGGGCTTGATGCTCCTGGTGAGTCTGCCAGAGCCTGCGGCTGCCAAATGCCTCGCTCAGAGCACCTGCTTATGCGAGCTGCTGACCGGCAGACTCGCCTCCCTGTACCAGGCCCTCCCCCAGTCGGTGGATCCCTTGGATATTGAAACTGTGGAGGCAGTGAACTGGGG tgtACCCTTTGCTCTTGTCTTCCCATGCTGTATTTTGCTTGTGTCCTTCAGGCAGGTGCACTTG ACTGCAGCTGTTGCTCTCGCCAAAGCCATCCATGAAAGGTTCTTCATCGGTGTCATGGAGCCTCAGCTGATGCAGAC CTCCGAGATGGGGATCCTGACATCGACGGCTCTGCTGCATCGCATTGTTCGACAAGTGACCTCGGACGTCCTGCTTCAGGAGATGGTGGCCTTTATCCTCGGGGAGCAGAGGGAGCCAGAAACGCTGTCGGAAATTGGCAGGCATCCCCTAAGACATAGGTTAATCGAGCATTGTGATCACATATCTGATGAG ATAAGCATCATGACCCTGAGGCTGTTCGAGCATCTTCTGCAGAAGCCCAACGAGCACATTCTTTACAACTTGGTCCTGAGAAACCTGGAGGAAAGGAACTACACGGAATACAGGCCTTTGTGCCCGGAAGATAAGGATGCAGTGGAGAATGGGCTGGTGGCCGGAGCCGT AGATCTGGAGGAAGATCCATTATTTACTGACATTTCACCAGATAACATTCTGCCAAACCAAGAGTGGATCAGTTCACCTCATGCCAGCCCAGACCACCCCAAAAATGATGGCAAGACGGAAGTCCATAAAATCGTCAACAG ttTCCTCTGTTTGGTACCAGATGAAGCAAAGTCATCCTACCATGTCGAGGGCACTGGGTATGACACCTACCTCAGAGATGCTCACAGGCAG TTCCGAGACTACTGCACTGTCTGTTTGCGATGGGAGTGGCCCGGAGCCCCAAAACCGCTGGAGAAGTGTGACTTAGAAGCAGCCTTCTTTGAAGGacattttttgaaagttttatttgacAGAATGGGAAGAATTCTTGACCAG CCGTATGATGTGAATCTGCAGGTGACCTCAGTGTTGTCCAGGCTGtgcctcttcccccacccccacacccatgAGTACCTTCTGGACCCCTATGTGAACCTTGCCTCTGGCTGCAGATCGCTCTTCTCTGTGATTGTCAGG GTTGTTGGTGACCTGATGGTTCGAATTCAGCGTATTCAAGACTTCACCCCCAAGCTTCTCCTAGTCAGAAAACGACTGCTCGGCTTGGAGCCTGAAGGACAGAT TATCGACCACATCACGTTGTTAGAGGGTGTGATTGTCTTAGAGGAATTCTGCAAGGAGCTGGCAGCCATTGCCTTTGTGAAGTACCACGCTTCCACCACTCCGTGA